In Oreochromis aureus strain Israel breed Guangdong linkage group 20, ZZ_aureus, whole genome shotgun sequence, the following are encoded in one genomic region:
- the LOC116328082 gene encoding L-rhamnose-binding lectin SML-like, with protein sequence MLYVRLISTLLLAATCLPSGADASMEKAVTCDMDVVQRLSCENGVISVEAALYGRADRETCSEGRPQQQLTNTECSQQGTVDILRRRCDGKKVCELSVTDVQSPDPCVDTYKYLQTSYTCLPASHLVTCEHSFAHLHCDEGQTILVYGAHYGRHDQTTCSYRRPASQVQNVYCSSPTSKVAESCDGKNSCTIRASNSVFGDPCVGTYKYLEVAYVCQYLT encoded by the exons ATGCTGTATGTAAGGCTCATCAGCACACTGT tGCTGGCAGCGACGTGTTTGCCCAGCGGAGCAG ATGCTTCCATGGAGAAAGCTGTCACCTGTGACATGGACGTTGTCCAGAGGTTGAGCTGTG aaaatggaGTGATCAGTGTGGAAGCAGCTCTGTATGGACGTGCAGACAGAGAGACCTGCAGTGAGGGCAGACCACAACAACAGCTCACCAACACAGAGTGCTCTCAGCAGGGAACCGTGGACATCCTCAGGAGGAG GTGTGATGGGAAGAAAGTGTGTGAACTGAGCGTGACTGACGTCCAAAGTCCCGACCCTTGTGTCGACACCTACAAATATCTGCAGACCAGCTACACCTGTTTACCTGCAA GTCACCTGGTCACATGCGAGCACTCGTTTGCACACCTGCACTGTG ATGAAGGGCAGACTATCCTCGTGTACGGGGCTCATTATGGACGCCACGATCAGACCACATGCTCCTACAGACGTCCGGCCTCTCAGGTCCAAAATGTTTACTGCTCCAGTCCCACCAGCAAAGTCGCTGAGag CTGTGACGGGAAGAACAGCTGCACCATCAGAGCGAGTAACTCGGTGTTTGGAGACCCCTGTGTTGGTACATACAAATACCTCGAGGTGGCTTACGTCTGTCAGT ATCTCACATGA
- the LOC116328071 gene encoding L-rhamnose-binding lectin CSL2-like: MQCSGLSSTLLLAATCVLMTSGFLAPGGPMGPGGPMAPGGPMGLGGPMAPGGPMGQGGPMGQGGPMGPFPPTFMSTARVITCDSLDNVQRLSCDNGVIIVQAAMYGRTDAEICSDGIPADQLANTQCFQIDTLKDVKSRCDGKKVCEISTNSFRTSDPCSGIYKYLDTTYTCFPAIHSVTCDDSLANLQCGEGQVLLIHGADYGRRDSTTCSLNLPASQLQNVQCSKPISILADSCNGKSNCTVKVSSSVFGDPCFGTYKYLEMAYSCHFGFPDH, from the exons ATGCAGTGCTCCGGACTCAGCAGCACACTGT TGCTCGCAGCAACGTGTGTACTTATGACTTCAG gcttTTTGGCCCCAGGTGGTCCTATGGGCCCAGGCGGTCCTATGGCCCCAGGTGGTCCTATGGGCCTAGGTGGTCCTATGGCCCCAGGTGGTCCTATGGGCCAAGGTGGACCTATGGGCCAAGGTGGACCTATGGGCCCATTCCCGCCGACCTTCATGTCCACAGCGAGGGTGATCACCTGTGACAGCCTTGACAATGTGCAACGCCTGAGCTGTG ATAATGGAGTGATCATCGTGCAGGCAGCTATGTACGGGCGGACAGATGCAGAAATCTGCAGTGATGGCATTCCTGCAGATCAGCTTGCGAATACACAGTGTTTCCAGATAGACACTCTGAAAGACGTCAAGAGCAG ATGTGATGGCAAGAAGGTGTGTGAAATAAGCACAAACTCCTTCCGTACTTCTGATCCGTGCTCCGGCATTTACAAATACTTGGACACCACCTACACCTGCTTCCCAGCGA tcCACAGTGTAACTTGTGACGATTCTCTGGCAAACCTTCAGTGCG GTGAAGGCCAGGTTTTACTCATCCACGGAGCTGATTACGGGCGCCGTGATTCGACCACATGCTCTTTGAATCTTCCAGCCTCTCAGCTCCAAAATGTCCAATGCTCAAAGCCCATAAGCATTTTAGCTGACAG CTGTAACGGGAAAAGCAACTGTACTGTTAAAGTGAGCAGCTCTGTGTTTGGAGACCCGTGTTTTGGCACCTACAAGTACCTGGAGATGGCTTACAGCTGTCACT TTGGTTTTCCAGATCACTGA